The window ATCTCCTCCTCAACACTGCTCTTATCACCATTCAAAAGAGCTTCAGCTAATTCACCAACTTCTTCAACAAGCCATGCAAAGGTTGCATAAAGACCTCTTCTACTATCCTTCTCAAAATACTCCTCTCTAATATATTCCTGAATACACTTAAGCTGCACTATAAACACCTTTTTAAAGTGTTAATATCGAAACTTAATAAGCTAGCTATCCAAATACTGATAACAGAAAATGCGAAGGTGA of the Ignisphaera cupida genome contains:
- a CDS encoding MazG nucleotide pyrophosphohydrolase domain-containing protein, translating into MQLKCIQEYIREEYFEKDSRRGLYATFAWLVEEVGELAEALLNGDKSSVEEEIADVIAWTISVANLLGIDVEKAFAKKYGGVKKCEELSSLGQKP